The following are from one region of the Oryzias latipes chromosome 12, ASM223467v1 genome:
- the kiaa2026 gene encoding uncharacterized protein KIAA2026 homolog, with amino-acid sequence MFKDVTDQITAASIQLHSKELALINQSSGSLQIPSGIMSSQFKWWGRSSGDTSLVKSEYGLRNGSCETEVSLGGVVTAEADHLSVCHNGISEFSNSDILLPEVCISSNSNSFEEDMNYEVQQAYKIFSGFLLDKYKGLTSPFFHPTDDDETQDGIEGVQGRVQSQLGQSMCLQRIKEKFINKEYETITEFVADFRLILENCYRCHGVDHWISKQGQKLEIMLEQKLTLLSRPLREKTTLAVTSKGRFGNDEERGSGSSSTRRRLAPRSLTTITVGGHESVMVQALRLEEQQRAKEEKRQRELEKKEAGEMSAKEVEEWEQSLLSQALPQTVDTVWELPAIGHFLCLAQTALNLPEIVFFELERCLLMPRCSLLLSKVMSSLLSPPHRRATLHRRPTLPYRRWESELRQRVSGWYRTVGSARNQQHRAEQLGLCHQFFRVLGEESPLEDTPFHLLPFYQRVWLLKGLCDHVYETQKDVQDTVLAQPIHECRESILGYDSKENAYIHFPHFCGADLRIYCQQPSSPPAFPFPSKLVKRVDFGQGTENEGNKNGGVRDATFIEHEDYGKRTVETRVGFKTENGNTEDSTIRLHLWPTSSTNGSESESSGGLLYKDSKVDSKTHTNSLRLKRSCHFGVINSKIGLKKEILDDHKQSKWAQRPSMDHNVKEETQASYINVEEHSYTGRSPACSESLGSPPKVLELRIEGTSPIHGNKSLPCSDCWKKKIGNVASAEHTCACEKSDLATKLSPRNAQNSADDLLNDKMWTKKRKHKKEHSEERLLKVKKEDKQLQQEDGLFQTKASKSVVSATINRKVKKKKSKTGEDMINY; translated from the exons ATGTTTAAGGATGTGACAGATCAAATTACAGCAGCTTCTATCCAGCTCCACAGCAAGGAGTTAGCTTTGATAAACCAAAGCTCGGGATCTCTGCAAATTCCCTCTGGGATAATGTCATCTCAATTCAAGTGGTGGGGTCGGAGCTCTGGAGACACCAGCCTGGTGAAATCTGAATATGGTCTTCGTAATGGGTCCTGTGAAACTGAAGTTTCACTAGGGGGAGTTGTCACTGCAGAGGCGGATCACCTTTCTGTGTGCCACAATGGAATATCCGAGTTTTCCAACAGTGACATTTTACTGCCTGAGGTCTGCATCTCTTCCAACAGCAATAGTTTTGAGGAGGATATGAATTATGAGGTCCAGCAGGCTTATAAAATATTCAGCGGCTTTCTTCTTGACAAGTACAAAGGTCTCACTAGCCCCTTCTTCCATCCCACTGATGACGACGAGACCCAAGATGGAATTGAAGGAGTCCAGGGCCGGGTTCAGTCACAACTTGGGCAGTCCATGTGCTTGCAGAGGATAAAGGAGAAGTTTATCAACAAGGAGTATGAGACCATAACAGAGTTTGTTGCAGACTTCAGGCTAATATTGGAGAACTGTTACCGCTGCCATGGGGTGGACCACTGGATCTCCAAACAAGGTCAAAAGCTAGAAATTATGCTGGAGCAGAAGCTTACATTGCTGTCCAG ACCTCTGCGAGAGAAGACAACCCTTGCTGTCACTTCAAAAGGGCGTTTTGGCAACGATGAGGAACGGGGCTCAGGGAGTTCCTCCACGAGAAGAAGACTGGCTCCTCGCAGCCTGACGACAATTACTGTTGGAGGCCATGAGTCTGTCATGGTGCAGGCACTACGTCTGGAAGAGCAGCAGAGGGCTAAAGAGGAGAAAAG ACAACGTGAGCTTGAGAAGAAAGAGGCAGGAGAAATGTCAGCTAAGGAGGTGGAAGAGTGGGAGCAAAGCTTATTGTCGCAGGCCTTACCCCAAACTGTGGACACAGTATGGGAACTCCCTGCAATTGGGCATTTTCTCTGCCTCGCTCAGACTGCTCTCAACCTACCCGAGATAGTCTTTTTTGAGTTGGAACGTTGTTTGCTAATGCCGAGATGCAGCCTCCTTCTCTCCAAAGTTATGTCTTCCCTGTTGTCCCCACCTCATCGAAGGGCTACTCTTCACCGCCGGCCCACACTGCCGTACCGCCGATGGGAGTCAGAGTTAAGACAACGCGTTTCGGGCTGGTATAGAACTGTTGGCTCCGCACGCAATCAGCAGCATCGAGCCGAGCAGCTTGGACTTTGCCATCAGTTTTTTCGGGTCCTGGGGGAGGAAAGTCCTTTGGAGGATACACCGTTTCATTTGTTGCCCTTCTACCAGCGAGTCTGGCTCCTGAAAGGACTCTGCGACCACGTGTATGAGACGCAAAAGGATGTACAGGACACTGTGTTGGCCCAACCTATCCACGAATGTAGGGAGTCTATTTTAGGCTATGACAGCAAAGAAAATGCCTACATACATTTCCCACACTTCTGTGGGGCAGATCTGAGAATTTACTGCCAGCAGCCCAGCTCCCCCCCAGCATTTCCTTTTCCATCTAAACTAGTGAAAAGGGTGGACTTCGGACAAGGGACGGAGAATGAGGGGAATAAAAATGGGGGAGTACGTGACGCGACCTTCATTGAGCATGAAGATTATGGGAAAAGAACAGTAGAGACTCGTGTAGGTTTCAAAACGGAGAATGGAAACACAGAAGACAGTACAATAAGGCTACATTTGTGGCCTACATCATCGACAAATGGATCTGAATCTGAGTCTTCTGGTGGTTTACTCTACAAAGACTCCAAAGTAGACTCAAAAACACATACAAACTCCTTGCGCCTTAAAAGGAGTTGTCATTTTGGAGTAATCAATTCAAAAATTGGTTTAAAGAAGGAGATTTTAGATGACCATAAACAGTCCAAATGGGCGCAGAGACCCTCAATGGATCATAACGTTAAAGAAGAAACACAAGCATCTTACATAAATGTGGAGGAGCACAGCTACACAGGCAGGTCACCTGCTTGTTCAGAAAGTCTGGGCTCCCCACCTAAGGTTTTGGAACTAAGAATAGAAGGCACAAGTCCCATTCATGGAAACAAATCGCTCCCTTGCTCAGattgttggaaaaagaaaattggtAACGTTGCATCTGCGGAGCATACCTGCGCCTGTGAAAAATCCGATCTCGCAACAAAACTATCACCCAGAAATGCTCAAAACTCAGCGGACGATTTGCTGAATGACAAAATGTGgactaaaaaaaggaaacacaagaAAGAGCACTCAGAGGAACGCCTTCTAAAGGTTAAAAAAGAGGACAAGCAACTTCAGCAGGAAGACGGGCTCTTCCAGACCAAAGCTTCCAAGTCTGTGGTCTCTGCAACAATCAATAGAAAagttaagaagaaaaagagtaaaacaggTGAGGATATGATCAATTACTGA
- the mlana gene encoding melanoma antigen recognized by T-cells 1, whose product MLCNHTDGMPRGDFNIYFTSGRRGNVRAEEAVGIALLVVLLAGLLILGCWYFKKRSGYKIIRTPRSGSPGYTGGHYSEGGPSADNKMALTDFGSFRPVVPNAPPAYEKISSAPLPPPYSP is encoded by the exons ATGTTGTGCAATCACACAGACGGGATGCCTCGTGGAGACTTCAACATTTATTTCACCAGTGGTCGACGAGGAAACGTCAGAGCTGAGGA GGCTGTGGGGATTGCTCTGCTCGTGGTCCTCCTTGCAGGCCTCCTCATCCTCGGCTGCTGGTACTTCAAGAAGAGAAGTGGCTATAAAATCATCAGA ACCCCCAGATCAGGTTCTCCAGGTTACACAGGAGGTCACTACTCAGAGGGGGGGCCCTCAGCTGATAACAAGATGGCTCTCACAGACTTCGGCAGCTTTCGACCAGTG GTTCCTAATGCTCCTCCCGCCTATGAAAAGATTTCTTCAGCACCACTGCCTCCACCCTACTCCCCCTGA